A single genomic interval of Alligator mississippiensis isolate rAllMis1 chromosome 15, rAllMis1, whole genome shotgun sequence harbors:
- the LOC132245800 gene encoding fibrous sheath-interacting protein 2-like: protein MTDAVTNIMTWFMDEVTDILYPAIMEYEERKITERDMRDKEASAKKCVCTGRKITPGSSPGCGKKGSRGKLTSLFSQHSPGLSPGLGREVWEDNLPEPEPAAVPPRLANHLSRLRRESVCSAAQLEHPRQTFQAERFPRGQRYFQYNLTQKDGQLETHLIKEDISSDVAQDRPKTGMLRKLFSPINAQEQALGSGEQVQREGQMPRQVQVPELANPHSGGISKVCYHARALGLKPSPSPQDILNKPRTVRSSMTLPQLGKQLPRKPCLSSRRKIFPEEEAPLPRYSIKPQHWHSPAGICADAFFHKTYDDLMNKRVPSQNFLAQDSVILGSDPSRFSTELVDSVLSKLSGCQATARQPLEDQSLFPDIDTLTAQIIHSSLSDLRHESAPKITAVENRKSNRSVSAEGLSVLQRREITDHQRLAKASPPAQYKPLDPGKMDEKLFEDATKSTSQCQSPTPSTPEVWLRYLKDIISRLFSDILPAAPSTSSMKEKKTELAGFDLLPLKVIRQVMAKISEDDDSCSQHTDHLHAKEDAMIQTTADSVYNKLLSQFHSQVSMQNCLRNGCLVLSEALCDLVFQEVSGSPLQSSLSGESSLSHRAEADNFVGNTPRDVSEPLENSNTVPSDLSKIVPLIIKKQAGNLSMFSSLFPIAEMDAEKTSLLKDATAGRSSQHQRHLSRAEVSTLAENLNQAVEEGLSRHQISLVPATGEEPPRCPEQEGALIPGDRKYYLIIPQQSGSEQDLYKDVTGFDAHLPQDVVTVIIEEISNRPLLQVASDRLSQSTTDPDRLADKALSHESISAESKSWRDEEAVPGTSADKTPTGTEELATLRALLPKVDLLAQLAAHYTEDEEGEERVEDDLESEQQWKEEEELQQIKETTPVKSSVHLWSPLGSFTDTEPSSVAVGGLSGSLEAQTSLEWMSVDTWLAWDREDSLDTAVFKTPSEDAGPAVPDDMGVNTGMHGEATLPKLGDALKVTQEVCSEARE from the exons TGACATGGTTTATGGATGAGGTAACAGATATCCTCTATCCAGCCATAATGGAatatgaagagagaaaaataaccgaGAGAGATATGAGAGACAAGGAAGCCAGTGCCAAAAAGTGTGTCTGCACAGGCAGAAAGATAACACCTGgcagctcaccaggatgtgggaagaAAGGGAGTAGAGGAAAATTAACCTCACTTTTTTCACAACACTCACCTGGCTTGTCTCCAGGTCTTGGCAGAGAGGTTTGGGAAGACAATCTTCCTGAGCCTGAACCGGCAGCAGTGCCTCCTCGTCTGGCTAATCATCTCTCCCGTTTGCGCAGGGAGAGTGTGTGCAGCGCTGCTCAGCTTGAGCATCCCAGGCAGACTTTCCAAGCTGAGCGATTTCCCCGTGGCCAAAGGTACTTTCAATACAACCTGACACAAAAAGATGGCCAATTAGAAACCCATCTCATTAAGGAAGATATTTCCTCTGATGTCGCACAAGATCGCCCTAAAACAGGCATGCTTAGAAAGTTATTCTCACCGATCAATGCCCAGGAACAAGCACTCGGTTCCGGGGAACAGGTCCAAAGGGAAGGGCAAATGCCGCGACAGGTTCAGGTTCCTGAGCTTGCAAACCCCCACTCAGGGGGCATCAGCAAGGTGTGTTACCATGCAAGAGCTCTGGGGCTCAAACCTTCTCCATCCCCCCAGGATATACTCAACAAGCCAAGGACAGTCCGATCCAGCATGACCCTACCCCAGCTCGGCAAACAGCTTCCGAGAAAGCCCTGCTTGTCATCACGCAGGAAAATATTCCCTGAAGAGGAAGCACCACTGCCAAGATACAGCATTAAGCCTCAGCACTGGCACTCACCTGCTGGTATCTGTGCCGATGCCTTTTTCCACAAAACATATGATGACCTCATGAACAAACGTGTTCCTTCCCAAAACTTCCTTGCTCAGGACAGTGTTATCCTTGGAAGCGATCCTTCACGTTTCAGTACAGAGCTGGTTGATTCAGTGTTAAGTAAGCTGTCCGGATGTCAGGCCACAGCCCGGCAGCCTTTAGAGGATCAGAGTCTCTTCCCTGACATAGATACCTTGACGGCCCAAATTATTCACTCCAGTTTGTCTGACCTTCGGCATGAAAGTGCTCCTAAAATCACAGCTGTTGAAAACAGGAAAAGCAATAGGAGTGTGTCAGCAGAGGGGTTAAGTGTTTTGCAAAGGAGAGAAATTACTGATCACCAACGCTTAGCAAAAGCATCCCCTCCAGCTCAGTACAAACCTCTAGATCCTGGGAAAATGGATGAGAAGCTTTTTGAGGATGCTACCAAAAGCACCTCCCAATGCCAAAGTCCCACACCATCTACTCCGGAGGTCTGGCTCAGATATTTGAAAGATATAATCAGCAGGCTTTTCTCTGATATTCTCCCTGCCGCTCCCAGCACATCTtccatgaaagaaaagaaaacagagcttGCAGGATTTGACTTGCTTCCTCTGAAGGTAATCAGACAAGTGATGGCAAAAATCTCTGAAGACGACGACTCTTGTAGCCAGCACACTGACCATCTGCATGCCAAAGAGGATGCTATGATTCAAACCACTGCTGATTCGGTTTACAACAAGCTTTTATCACAGTTTCATTCTCAAGTCAGCATGCAGAACTGCTTAAGAAATGGGTGCCTGGTTCTTTCGGAAGCTCTTTGTGACTTGGTCTTCCAAGAGGTTTCCGGGAGTCCACTGCAGAGCTCTCTTTCTGGGGAATCATCACTTAGCCACCGTGCCGAAGCAGACAATTTTGTTGGAAATACACccagagatgtttctgagcctctGGAGAACTCAAACACCGTACCATCAGACCTGAGTAAAATAGTTCCTCTTATCATCAAAAAACAAGCAGGAAATCTGTCCATGTTTTCATCCCTCTTTCCCATTGCGGAgatggatgcagaaaagacttcATTGCTGAAGGATGCAACTGCTGGCAGAAGCTCACAGCACCAGCGACATTTATCAAGGGCCGAAGTGAGCACACTTGCTGAGAACCTGAACCAGGCTGTGGAAGAAGGCCTGTCCAGACATCAAATCAGCCTTGTGCCGGCTACAGGGGAAGAGCCACCGCGATGTCCAGAGCAGGAAGGAGCACTTATTCCTGGAGATCGAAAGTACTACCTGATTATACCACAACAATCTGGATCTGAGCAAGACCTGTACAAGGACGTAACAGGTTTTGATGCACATCTTCCACAAGACGTGGTTACCGTCATAATTGAGGAAATCTCCAATCGCCCCCTTTTACAGGTGGCGAGCGACCGACTGAGCCAAAGCACGACAGACCCAGACAGGCTTGCTGACAAGGCTCTTTCCCATGAGTCTATTAGTGCAGAGTCTAAGTCATGGCGTGATGAAGAGGCAGTCCCGGGAACAAGTGCAGACAAGACCCCAACAGGGACAGAGGAGTTAGCCACACTGAGAGCTCTTCTGCCCAAGGTGGACCTCCTTGCACAACTGGCAGCTCACTACACTGAagatgaggagggagaggagagggtggaagatgaccttgaatcagagcagcagtggaaggaggaagaagagctgcagcagatcAAGGAGACCACTCCAGTCAAATCCTCTGTGCATTTGTGGAGCCCGTTGGGTTCATTTACGGACACTGAACCATCAAG tgTGGCTGTTGGAGGACTATCAGGATCACTAGAAGCACAGACATCGCTTGAAT